From a region of the Syngnathoides biaculeatus isolate LvHL_M chromosome 2, ASM1980259v1, whole genome shotgun sequence genome:
- the slc2a4rg gene encoding zinc finger protein 704: protein MDSRSVLDKPVAGTPVTVADLGCRATRSVLRDGRLEKSALRPGASTNGTVLFKCVLAGQDSASPEGNGRILHDGGKTGLNENRDTGCTASLKRTSPTHCPVTNGPTPGSFMHLDIRNQEREAEMAVSFRPAQGQNVTHPERQPLPSCHIPVPRNRKPSGHADKEVMAAAVLTSLSTSPLVLCPSSTPTAAVPEPAIRAWKEALSASYSSSTSGNWSWDASDQSVPSTPSPPLSNDANKNFLLSSQGDDVTEDIAESTHFMFEDPIPRKRKNSMKVMFKCLWKNCEKVLSTSSGIQRHIRTVHLGRNSDSDYSDGEEDFYYSEIEVNMDSLTEGLSSLTPTSPTTAGPPPIFPPPLPDVPHLEHINMNGALSHAPTLLSQSAPSTLCHIRTDHAYQGPAVTHVRTVSIGEKRLPASNTNGTVSKNHALITPTPKSAPGNRKPRGEAKKCRKVYGMEKKEMWCTACRWKKACQRFTD from the exons ATGGATTCTAGATCTGTTTTGGACAAGCCGGTGGCGGGGACGCCGGTTACCGTTGCGGACTTGGGCTGCCGGGCGACTCGCTCGGTGCTGCGCGACGGGCGGCTGGAGAAAAGCGCCTTGCGGCCGGGGGCGTCCACCAACGGGACCGTCCTCTTCAAATGTGTGCTCGCCGGGCAGGATAGCGCCTCTCCCGAAGGGAATGGACGAATATTGCACGACGGAGGGAAA ACTGGCCTCAACGAAAACAGAGACACTGGTTGCACTGCAAGCCTGAAGAGGACCAGTCCGACGCACTGCCCAGTTACTAATGGGCCAACCCCAGGCAGCTTCATGCACTTGGACATCAGGAATCAAGAGAGGGAGGCGGAGATGGCCGTCAGCTTCAGGCCAGCACAAGGACAGAATGTAACACACCCAGAGAGACAACCTCTCCCTTCCTGTCATATCCCTGTCCCCAGAAACAG GAAGCCTTCAGGTCACGCTGATAAGGAGGTGATGGCCGCTGCCGTCCTGACATCGCTGTCGACGTCCCCGCTAGTGCTGTGCCCGTCCTCCACGCCAACGG CTGCAGTTCCAGAGCCAGCAATTCGGGCTTGGAAGGAGGCGCTGTCAGCTAGCTACAGCAGCTCCACCAGCGGCAACTGGAGCTGGGATGCCAGCGACCAATCGGTGCCCTCCACGCCATCCCCACCTCTGTCCAACGATGCCAACAAGAACTTCCTGCTCTCATCCCAGGGAGACGACGTCACCGAGGACATTGCAGAGAGCACGCACTTCATGTTTGAGGACCCCATACCTCGGAAACGAAAG AACTCCATGAAGGTGATGTTCAAGTGCTTGTGGAAGAACTGTGAAAAGGTCCTCAGCACTTCCTCAGGAATTCAACGACACATCCGCACCGTCCACCTGGG GCGTAACAGTGACTCAGACTACAGTGACGGAGAAGAGGATTTCTACTACTCAGAGATTGAGGTCAACATGGACAGCCTGACGGAGGGCTTGTCCAGCCTCACGCCCACCTCCCCAACCACGGCCGGCCCCCCGCCCATCTTCCCGCCACCGCTCCCTGACGTCCCTCACTTGGAGCACATCAACATGAACGGCGCACTGAGCCACGCCCCGACACTGCTCAGCCAATCGGCTCCCTCCACGCTCTGCCACATCCGCACTGACCACGCCTACCAG GGGCCCGCAGTGACTCATGTGCGCACGGTGAGCATCGGGGAAAAGCGGCTGCCAGCATCCAACACAAATGGCACCGTTAGCAAGAACCATGCTTTAATAACGCCCACTCCTAAATCTGCGCCAGGAAACAG